A region from the Hylaeus volcanicus isolate JK05 chromosome 6, UHH_iyHylVolc1.0_haploid, whole genome shotgun sequence genome encodes:
- the LOC128878131 gene encoding chitin synthase chs-2 isoform X1, producing the protein MSKNQPQNGMLPGDAVVAGADDFSDGESTPLSQDYGESQRMVVETKGWDVFRNPPPKIDSGSMANQRCLEVTVQITKVIVYLLVFVIVLGSGVVAKGTILFMTSQLKADRKIDYCNRQLGRDKQFVVTLPEEERIAWIWCIIIAFAVPEFGTLIRSLRICIFKSWKKPPISHFLLVFLMETFHVVGLALMFMAVLPDLDVVQGAMLTNCVCFVPGLLGLLSRNKNKEESKRFVLVLIDIAALAAQGTSFVLWPLLDSSKPSLWLIGPALFLVSCGWWENYVSMQSPIGFVRSLGRVKKELRLTRYFTYLFVSAWKIVGFFISALLILYVKGETVGHLFTMLSSAFGNHKIMVSKIRPDSSSRITDISDVIEIGDKIPIDASVNTPIYVLLLQIFGAYFAYIFGKFACKILIQGFSYAFPVNLTIPVSISFLIAACGLRNGDPCIFHGTFPDYLFYESPPPYFLNDFVSKQYAWVWLLWLLSQTWITLHVWTPKCERLAATEKLFVVPMYNSLLIDQSMGLNRKRDDQPEVKVEDLAEIEKEKGDGDYETIYEQTDATTTPPSAVKSSDHVTRIYACATMWHENKEEMMEFLKSILRLDEDQCARRVAQKYLKVVDPDYYEFETHIFFDDAFELADHDENESQVNRFVKLLVGTLDEAASDVHQTRMHVRAPKKYPTPYGGRLVWTLPGKTKMIAHLKDKSKIRHRKRWSQVMYMYYLLGHRLMELPISVDRKEVIAENTYLLTLDGDIDFQPAAVKLLVDLMKKNKNLGAACGRIHPVGSGPMVWYQMFEYAIGHWLQKATEHMIGCVLCSPGCFSLFRGKALMDDNVMKKYTTRSDEARHYVQYDQGEDRWLCTLLLQRGYRVEYSAASDAYTHAPEGFNEFYNQRRRWVPSTIANIMDLLVDAKRTIKINDNISLPYISYQILLMGGTILGPGTIFLMLVGAFVAAFKIDNWTSFYYNIIPILLFMIICFTCKANIQLLCAQILSTGYAMIMMAVIVGTALQLGEDGIGSPSAIFLISLSSSFFIAACLHPQEFWCIVPGIIYLLSIPSMYLLLILYSIINLNVVSWGTREVQVKKTKKELEQEKREAEEAKRKAKQKSLLGFLQNGVGSNDDEEGSIEISLAGLFKCMFCTHGQTSNEKQQLVAIAESLDLLGKRLETMERVLDPHGHASSRRRASSVGSRTADHLGAIGEEPAEDQGCHSDTETVTSQNTEGNHEVSTFVSRPYWLSDEGLKKGEIDVLSLQEEQFWKDLLEKYLYPIDEDKAEKARIAKDLKDLRDQSVFAFFMMNALFVLIVFLLQLNKDLLHVKWPCGIKTNITYDEATQEVHITKEYLQLEPIGLVFVFFFALILVIQFTAMLFHRFGTFAHILASTSLDWYCCKKTKDLSEEALLSKHAVEIVRDLQRLDGMEGDYEEGSGSGPGRRKTIRNLEKSRRKTQAINTLDVAFRQRFFSMSEGNGLPRNMSTRRSAKAFKAFEGRRNSIIAMRRKSQMQTLGANNIYGVAGNPLGIQGRPSRSSQISVKDVFEGHGGHVNVAYQQDENTGSSLRLHNLGQSTWREANTNI; encoded by the exons ATGTCCAAAAATCAGCCACAAAATGGAATGCTACCGGGCGATGCAGTGGTAGCTGGTGCAGATGACTTTTCAGACGGCGAGAGCACACCACTAAGTCAGGACTATGGCGAAAG TCAAAGGATGGTGGTGGAAACAAAAGGGTGGGATGTGTTCCGAAATCCACCCCCAAAAATCGACTCGGGTTCGATGGCCAATCAAAGATGCCTGGAGGTGACGGTACAGATAACTAAGGTCATCGTTTACCTCTTAGTTTTTGTGATAGTGCTAGGAAGCGGTGTAGTTGCCAAAGGAACAATTCTATTCATGACATCACAGCTCAAAGCTGATCGAAAGATCGACTACTGCAATAGGCAGTTAG GCCGGGACAAGCAATTCGTAGTCACGTTACCAGAAGAAGAGAGGATAGCGTGGATCTGGTGTATAATAATCGCGTTCGCAGTGCCCGAATTCGGCACGTTGATTCGCAGCCTTCGAATATGTATCTTCAAGTCTTGGAAGAAGCCACCGATTTCTCATTTCCTTCTCGTGTTTCTCATGGAGACCTTCCACGTGGTCGGTCTGGCTCTAATGTTTATGGCAGTGCTTCCCGATTTGGACGTCGTTCAAGGCGCGATGCTGACGAACTGCGTGTGCTTCGTACCTGGATTGCTAG GGCTCCTTTCccgcaataaaaataaagaagaatcgaAGAGATTCGTCCTGGTGCTGATCGATATTGCTGCACTGGCTGCTCAAGGAACGAGTTTCGTCCTTTGGCCATTGCTGGACAGTTCTAAACCTTCGTTGTGGCTCATAGGACCAGCTCTGTTTCTAGTTTCCTGTGGCTGGTGGGAGAATTACGTTTCTATGCAAAGCCCCATTG GATTCGTTCGGTCTTTGGGCAGAGTGAAGAAAGAACTGAGACTTACTCGATATTTCACCTATTTGTTCGTGTCGGCCTGGAAGATCGTAGGATTCTTCATCAGCGCTTTACTCATACTTTACGTAAAGGGAGAAACCGTGGGACATTTGTTCACGATGCTGAGCAGCGCATTTGGAAACCATAAGATCATGGTATCGAAGATACGACCAGACTCCTCCAGTAGGATCACCGACATCTCCGACGTGATCGAAATCGGTGATAAAATACCCATAGACGCAAGCGTGAACACGCCTATATACGTCCTACTATTGCAAATATTCGGCGCTTATTTCGCATATATTTTTG GTAAATTCGCTTGCAAGATTCTGATACAAGGATTTAGTTACGCCTTCCCTGTAAATCTGACGATACCAGTATCGATCTCATTCTTGATTGCCGCCTGTGGTTTGCGAAATGGTGATCCTTGCATTTTCCACGGCACTTTTCCTGATTATCTATTCTACGAGTCGCCGCCGCCATATTTCCTCAACGATTTTGTGTCGAAGCAATACGCTTGGGTGTGGTTGCTCTGGCTATTATCTCAAACATGGATTACTTTGCATGTCTGGACTCCAAAATGCGAACGTCTGGCCGCTACGGAGAAGCTTTTCGTCGTTCCCATGTACAATTCTCTGCTAATCGATCAATCAATGGGGCTGAACAGAAAACGGGACGATCAACCGGAGGTGAAGGTCGAG GATCTGGcggaaatagaaaaagaaaaaggagatGGAGATTACGAGACTATATACGAGCAAACGGACGCTACAACGACACCCCCGTCGGCTGTAAAAAGCAGCGATCACGTAACCAGAATCTATGCCTGCGCGACGATGTGGCACGAGAACAAGGAGGAAatgatggaatttttaaaaagtatcttGCGTCTCGACGAGGACCAGTGCGCTAGACGCGTCgcgcaaaaatatttaaaggtcGTCGACCCGGACTACTATGAATTTGAAA CTCACATTTTCTTCGACGACGCGTTCGAGTTAGCGGATCACGACGAGAACGAGTCGCAGGTGAACAGGTTCGTTAAACTATTAGTCGGCACTTTGGACGAGGCTGCGTCGGACGTCCATCAGACGAGAATGCACGTGAGAGCACCGAAAAAGTACCCGACTCCTTATGGTGGTCGACTGGTTTGGACACTTCctggaaaaacaaaaatgatcgCTCATCTGAAGGACAAGAGCAAGATCCGTCACAGGAAACGTTGGAGTCAG GTTATGTACATGTATTACTTGCTCGGACACAGATTGATGGAGTTGCCGATTAGCGTAGATCGCAAGGAAGTGATCGCGGAGAACACTTATTTGCTTACTCTCGACGGTGATATCGATTTCCAACCAGCCGCCGTGAAATTGCTCGTAGATCTGATGAAGAAGAACAAGAACCTCGGAGCGGCCTGCGGTCGCATCCACCCTGTTGGTTCCG GACCCATGGTGTGGTATCAGATGTTCGAGTACGCGATCGGTCATTGGCTGCAAAAAGCAACCGAGCACATGATCGGTTGTGTACTTTGCAGCCCCGGTTGCTTCTCGCTCTTCAGAGGGAAAGCTTTGATGGATGACAATGTGATGAAGAAGTATACCACGAGATCCGACGAGGCCAGGCATTACGTTCAGTACGATCAGGGCGAGGACAGATGGCTTTGCACGCTGCTTCTGCAACGAGGCTACAGG GTGGAGTATTCCGCGGCCAGCGACGCTTATACTCACGCGCCCGAGggtttcaatgaattttataatcaacGTCGCCGATGGGTACCTTCCACCATAGCGAACATTATGGACCTTTTAGTGGACGCAAAAAGGacgattaaaattaacgataacATTTCACTTCCCTATATCTCCTATCAGATCTTGCTCATGG GCGGTACTATTTTAGGACCAGGTACGATCTTCCTTATGTTGGTGGGTGCCTTCGTGGCTGCCTTCAAAATCGACAACTGGACCAGCTTCTACTACAACATTATCCCTATTCTACTTTTTATGATAATATGTTTCACGTGTAAGGCTAACATTCAG CTTCTGTGCGCGCAAATATTGTCAACAGGATACGCGATGATAATGATGGCAGTGATAGTAGGTACGGCTCTTCAGCTCGGAGAGGACGGTATCGGATCGCCCTCCGCCATATTCTTGATATCACTGTCCAGTTCGTTCTTCATAGCAGCCTGTTTGCATCCCCAAGAATTTTGGTGTATCGTCCCTGGAATAATTTATCTCCTCTCGATCCCCTCCATGTACCTGCTCCTGATTCTTTACTCCAtcataaatttgaatgtcGTCTCATGGGGCACCCGCGAGGTCCAAGTGAAAAAGACCAAAAAG GAACTTGAACAAGAGAAACGGGAAGCCGAGGAAGCGAAGAGAAAAGCGAAGCAAAAGTCTTTGTTAGGATTTCTCCAAAATGGCGTTGGCTcgaacgacgacgaagaagggTCTATAGAGATCTCCTTGGCAGGATTGTTCAAATGCATGTTTTGCACTCATGGCCAGACTTCCAACGAGAAACAGCAATTGGTGGCAATCGCTGAATCACTGGATCTTCTCGGGAAACGTTTGGAAACCATGGAAAG GGTTCTGGATCCGCATGGACACGCAAGTTCGCGTCGACGGGCGTCCTCGGTGGGCTCTCGAACTGCTGATCATCTGGGCGCCATCGGCGAGGAACCTGCCGAGGATCAAGGATGCCATAGCGATACAGAAACTGTGACTAGTCAGAATACAGAAGGCAATCATGAGGTTAGCACTTTCGTCAGCCGCCCTTACTGGCTGAGCGATGAAGGATTGAAGAAAGGTGAAATCGATGTCCTGTCCCTTCAAGAGGAACAGTTCTGGAAGGATCTCTTGGAGAAGTATCTGTACCCTATAGACGAGGACAAAGCGGAGAAG GCACGAATCGCCAAAGATCTAAAGGACCTACGAGACCAGAGCGTGTTCGCGTTTTTTATGATGAATGCCCTCTTCGTCCTGATCGTCTTTCTGCTGCAATTAAACAAAGACTTGTTGCACGTGAAGTGGCCTTGCGGTATCAAGACAAACATCACCTATGACGAAGCCACGCAGGAG GTACACATTACGAAGGAGTACCTACAACTCGAGCCAATCGGTCTAGTCTTCGTGTTCTTCTTCGCTCTGATATTGGTTATTCAATTCACCGCGATGTTGTTTCATCGATTTGGCACGTTCGCCCATATCCTGGCCAGCACCAGCTTGGATTGGTACTGCTGCAAGAAG ACCAAGGATTTGTCAGAGGAAGCCCTGCTTTCGAAACACGCCGTGGAAATAGTTAGGGATTTGCAGAGATTAGACGGAATGGAGGGCGATTACGAGGAGGGCAGCGGCAGCGGCCCTGGAAGGAGAAAAACTATAAGAAACCTCGAAAAGAGCCGAAGGAAAACGCAGGCAATCAATACGCTCGATGTCGCGTTCAGGCAGAGATTCTTCAGCATGTCCGAGGGCAACG GTTTGCCGAGGAACATGTCGACGAGACGTTCCGCGAAGGCTTTCAAGGCTTTCGAGGGCCGCAGGAACAGCATCATAGCGATGAGACGAAAGTCGCAGATGCAGACTCTAGGagcgaataatatttacggaGTGGCGGGCAATCCTCTTGGAATTCAAGGACGTCCTTCGAGAAGTAGTCAGATATCCGTCAAGGATGTCTTTGAGGGACACGGGGGCCACGTGAATGTCGCGTATCAACAGGATGAGAATACTGGAAGCAGCCTCAGACTTCACAATCTTGGTCAGAGTACGTGGAGGGAAGCCAACACTAACATCTGA
- the LOC128878131 gene encoding chitin synthase chs-2 isoform X2, whose protein sequence is MSKNQPQNGMLPGDAVVAGADDFSDGESTPLSQDYGESQRMVVETKGWDVFRNPPPKIDSGSMANQRCLEVTVQITKVIVYLLVFVIVLGSGVVAKGTILFMTSQLKADRKIDYCNRQLGRDKQFVVTLPEEERIAWIWCIIIAFAVPEFGTLIRSLRICIFKSWKKPPISHFLLVFLMETFHVVGLALMFMAVLPDLDVVQGAMLTNCVCFVPGLLGLLSRNKNKEESKRFVLVLIDIAALAAQGTSFVLWPLLDSSKPSLWLIGPALFLVSCGWWENYVSMQSPIGFVRSLGRVKKELRLTRYFTYLFVSAWKIVGFFISALLILYVKGETVGHLFTMLSSAFGNHKIMVSKIRPDSSSRITDISDVIEIGDKIPIDASVNTPIYVLLLQIFGAYFAYIFGKFACKILIQGFSYAFPVNLTIPVSISFLIAACGLRNGDPCIFHGTFPDYLFYESPPPYFLNDFVSKQYAWVWLLWLLSQTWITLHVWTPKCERLAATEKLFVVPMYNSLLIDQSMGLNRKRDDQPEVKVEDLAEIEKEKGDGDYETIYEQTDATTTPPSAVKSSDHVTRIYACATMWHENKEEMMEFLKSILRLDEDQCARRVAQKYLKVVDPDYYEFETHIFFDDAFELADHDENESQVNRFVKLLVGTLDEAASDVHQTRMHVRAPKKYPTPYGGRLVWTLPGKTKMIAHLKDKSKIRHRKRWSQVMYMYYLLGHRLMELPISVDRKEVIAENTYLLTLDGDIDFQPAAVKLLVDLMKKNKNLGAACGRIHPVGSGPMVWYQMFEYAIGHWLQKATEHMIGCVLCSPGCFSLFRGKALMDDNVMKKYTTRSDEARHYVQYDQGEDRWLCTLLLQRGYRVEYSAASDAYTHAPEGFNEFYNQRRRWVPSTIANIMDLLVDAKRTIKINDNISLPYISYQILLMGGTILGPGTIFLMLVGAFVAAFKIDNWTSFYYNIIPILLFMIICFTCKANIQVFMAEAISTVYGMVMVAVIVGIAISITEDGVFSPSALFLMMLIGQVLITGLLHPGELNCLIYSFVYFVTVPSMYVLLIIYAVCNLNDITWGTREVRTKKTAAELEQEKREAEEAKRKAKQKSLLGFLQNGVGSNDDEEGSIEISLAGLFKCMFCTHGQTSNEKQQLVAIAESLDLLGKRLETMERVLDPHGHASSRRRASSVGSRTADHLGAIGEEPAEDQGCHSDTETVTSQNTEGNHEVSTFVSRPYWLSDEGLKKGEIDVLSLQEEQFWKDLLEKYLYPIDEDKAEKARIAKDLKDLRDQSVFAFFMMNALFVLIVFLLQLNKDLLHVKWPCGIKTNITYDEATQEVHITKEYLQLEPIGLVFVFFFALILVIQFTAMLFHRFGTFAHILASTSLDWYCCKKTKDLSEEALLSKHAVEIVRDLQRLDGMEGDYEEGSGSGPGRRKTIRNLEKSRRKTQAINTLDVAFRQRFFSMSEGNGLPRNMSTRRSAKAFKAFEGRRNSIIAMRRKSQMQTLGANNIYGVAGNPLGIQGRPSRSSQISVKDVFEGHGGHVNVAYQQDENTGSSLRLHNLGQSTWREANTNI, encoded by the exons ATGTCCAAAAATCAGCCACAAAATGGAATGCTACCGGGCGATGCAGTGGTAGCTGGTGCAGATGACTTTTCAGACGGCGAGAGCACACCACTAAGTCAGGACTATGGCGAAAG TCAAAGGATGGTGGTGGAAACAAAAGGGTGGGATGTGTTCCGAAATCCACCCCCAAAAATCGACTCGGGTTCGATGGCCAATCAAAGATGCCTGGAGGTGACGGTACAGATAACTAAGGTCATCGTTTACCTCTTAGTTTTTGTGATAGTGCTAGGAAGCGGTGTAGTTGCCAAAGGAACAATTCTATTCATGACATCACAGCTCAAAGCTGATCGAAAGATCGACTACTGCAATAGGCAGTTAG GCCGGGACAAGCAATTCGTAGTCACGTTACCAGAAGAAGAGAGGATAGCGTGGATCTGGTGTATAATAATCGCGTTCGCAGTGCCCGAATTCGGCACGTTGATTCGCAGCCTTCGAATATGTATCTTCAAGTCTTGGAAGAAGCCACCGATTTCTCATTTCCTTCTCGTGTTTCTCATGGAGACCTTCCACGTGGTCGGTCTGGCTCTAATGTTTATGGCAGTGCTTCCCGATTTGGACGTCGTTCAAGGCGCGATGCTGACGAACTGCGTGTGCTTCGTACCTGGATTGCTAG GGCTCCTTTCccgcaataaaaataaagaagaatcgaAGAGATTCGTCCTGGTGCTGATCGATATTGCTGCACTGGCTGCTCAAGGAACGAGTTTCGTCCTTTGGCCATTGCTGGACAGTTCTAAACCTTCGTTGTGGCTCATAGGACCAGCTCTGTTTCTAGTTTCCTGTGGCTGGTGGGAGAATTACGTTTCTATGCAAAGCCCCATTG GATTCGTTCGGTCTTTGGGCAGAGTGAAGAAAGAACTGAGACTTACTCGATATTTCACCTATTTGTTCGTGTCGGCCTGGAAGATCGTAGGATTCTTCATCAGCGCTTTACTCATACTTTACGTAAAGGGAGAAACCGTGGGACATTTGTTCACGATGCTGAGCAGCGCATTTGGAAACCATAAGATCATGGTATCGAAGATACGACCAGACTCCTCCAGTAGGATCACCGACATCTCCGACGTGATCGAAATCGGTGATAAAATACCCATAGACGCAAGCGTGAACACGCCTATATACGTCCTACTATTGCAAATATTCGGCGCTTATTTCGCATATATTTTTG GTAAATTCGCTTGCAAGATTCTGATACAAGGATTTAGTTACGCCTTCCCTGTAAATCTGACGATACCAGTATCGATCTCATTCTTGATTGCCGCCTGTGGTTTGCGAAATGGTGATCCTTGCATTTTCCACGGCACTTTTCCTGATTATCTATTCTACGAGTCGCCGCCGCCATATTTCCTCAACGATTTTGTGTCGAAGCAATACGCTTGGGTGTGGTTGCTCTGGCTATTATCTCAAACATGGATTACTTTGCATGTCTGGACTCCAAAATGCGAACGTCTGGCCGCTACGGAGAAGCTTTTCGTCGTTCCCATGTACAATTCTCTGCTAATCGATCAATCAATGGGGCTGAACAGAAAACGGGACGATCAACCGGAGGTGAAGGTCGAG GATCTGGcggaaatagaaaaagaaaaaggagatGGAGATTACGAGACTATATACGAGCAAACGGACGCTACAACGACACCCCCGTCGGCTGTAAAAAGCAGCGATCACGTAACCAGAATCTATGCCTGCGCGACGATGTGGCACGAGAACAAGGAGGAAatgatggaatttttaaaaagtatcttGCGTCTCGACGAGGACCAGTGCGCTAGACGCGTCgcgcaaaaatatttaaaggtcGTCGACCCGGACTACTATGAATTTGAAA CTCACATTTTCTTCGACGACGCGTTCGAGTTAGCGGATCACGACGAGAACGAGTCGCAGGTGAACAGGTTCGTTAAACTATTAGTCGGCACTTTGGACGAGGCTGCGTCGGACGTCCATCAGACGAGAATGCACGTGAGAGCACCGAAAAAGTACCCGACTCCTTATGGTGGTCGACTGGTTTGGACACTTCctggaaaaacaaaaatgatcgCTCATCTGAAGGACAAGAGCAAGATCCGTCACAGGAAACGTTGGAGTCAG GTTATGTACATGTATTACTTGCTCGGACACAGATTGATGGAGTTGCCGATTAGCGTAGATCGCAAGGAAGTGATCGCGGAGAACACTTATTTGCTTACTCTCGACGGTGATATCGATTTCCAACCAGCCGCCGTGAAATTGCTCGTAGATCTGATGAAGAAGAACAAGAACCTCGGAGCGGCCTGCGGTCGCATCCACCCTGTTGGTTCCG GACCCATGGTGTGGTATCAGATGTTCGAGTACGCGATCGGTCATTGGCTGCAAAAAGCAACCGAGCACATGATCGGTTGTGTACTTTGCAGCCCCGGTTGCTTCTCGCTCTTCAGAGGGAAAGCTTTGATGGATGACAATGTGATGAAGAAGTATACCACGAGATCCGACGAGGCCAGGCATTACGTTCAGTACGATCAGGGCGAGGACAGATGGCTTTGCACGCTGCTTCTGCAACGAGGCTACAGG GTGGAGTATTCCGCGGCCAGCGACGCTTATACTCACGCGCCCGAGggtttcaatgaattttataatcaacGTCGCCGATGGGTACCTTCCACCATAGCGAACATTATGGACCTTTTAGTGGACGCAAAAAGGacgattaaaattaacgataacATTTCACTTCCCTATATCTCCTATCAGATCTTGCTCATGG GCGGTACTATTTTAGGACCAGGTACGATCTTCCTTATGTTGGTGGGTGCCTTCGTGGCTGCCTTCAAAATCGACAACTGGACCAGCTTCTACTACAACATTATCCCTATTCTACTTTTTATGATAATATGTTTCACGTGTAAGGCTAACATTCAG GTTTTCATGGCTGAAGCGATCAGCACCGTGTATGGCATGGTAATGGTCGCAGTCATCGTTGGTATCGCGATAAGCATTACAGAGGACGGAGTCTTTTCGCCATCCGCGTTGTTTCTAATGATGCTGATAGGCCAGGTGTTGATAACTGGGTTACTTCACCCCGGAGAACTGAACTGCCTAATATACAGCTTCGTCTATTTCGTAACAGTTCCTTCGATGTACGTGCTGCTTATTATTTACGCAGTCTGTAACCTGAATGATATTACGTGGGGCACGAGGGAAGTACGGACAAAGAAAACCGCTGCG GAACTTGAACAAGAGAAACGGGAAGCCGAGGAAGCGAAGAGAAAAGCGAAGCAAAAGTCTTTGTTAGGATTTCTCCAAAATGGCGTTGGCTcgaacgacgacgaagaagggTCTATAGAGATCTCCTTGGCAGGATTGTTCAAATGCATGTTTTGCACTCATGGCCAGACTTCCAACGAGAAACAGCAATTGGTGGCAATCGCTGAATCACTGGATCTTCTCGGGAAACGTTTGGAAACCATGGAAAG GGTTCTGGATCCGCATGGACACGCAAGTTCGCGTCGACGGGCGTCCTCGGTGGGCTCTCGAACTGCTGATCATCTGGGCGCCATCGGCGAGGAACCTGCCGAGGATCAAGGATGCCATAGCGATACAGAAACTGTGACTAGTCAGAATACAGAAGGCAATCATGAGGTTAGCACTTTCGTCAGCCGCCCTTACTGGCTGAGCGATGAAGGATTGAAGAAAGGTGAAATCGATGTCCTGTCCCTTCAAGAGGAACAGTTCTGGAAGGATCTCTTGGAGAAGTATCTGTACCCTATAGACGAGGACAAAGCGGAGAAG GCACGAATCGCCAAAGATCTAAAGGACCTACGAGACCAGAGCGTGTTCGCGTTTTTTATGATGAATGCCCTCTTCGTCCTGATCGTCTTTCTGCTGCAATTAAACAAAGACTTGTTGCACGTGAAGTGGCCTTGCGGTATCAAGACAAACATCACCTATGACGAAGCCACGCAGGAG GTACACATTACGAAGGAGTACCTACAACTCGAGCCAATCGGTCTAGTCTTCGTGTTCTTCTTCGCTCTGATATTGGTTATTCAATTCACCGCGATGTTGTTTCATCGATTTGGCACGTTCGCCCATATCCTGGCCAGCACCAGCTTGGATTGGTACTGCTGCAAGAAG ACCAAGGATTTGTCAGAGGAAGCCCTGCTTTCGAAACACGCCGTGGAAATAGTTAGGGATTTGCAGAGATTAGACGGAATGGAGGGCGATTACGAGGAGGGCAGCGGCAGCGGCCCTGGAAGGAGAAAAACTATAAGAAACCTCGAAAAGAGCCGAAGGAAAACGCAGGCAATCAATACGCTCGATGTCGCGTTCAGGCAGAGATTCTTCAGCATGTCCGAGGGCAACG GTTTGCCGAGGAACATGTCGACGAGACGTTCCGCGAAGGCTTTCAAGGCTTTCGAGGGCCGCAGGAACAGCATCATAGCGATGAGACGAAAGTCGCAGATGCAGACTCTAGGagcgaataatatttacggaGTGGCGGGCAATCCTCTTGGAATTCAAGGACGTCCTTCGAGAAGTAGTCAGATATCCGTCAAGGATGTCTTTGAGGGACACGGGGGCCACGTGAATGTCGCGTATCAACAGGATGAGAATACTGGAAGCAGCCTCAGACTTCACAATCTTGGTCAGAGTACGTGGAGGGAAGCCAACACTAACATCTGA
- the LOC128878132 gene encoding uncharacterized protein LOC128878132, with translation MLLESISSCSYLLLTCGSCIYSLIKHSYDQYQQFIPHFVCACSGIVMISTRSVFVLVYKLFIKQYVFDPVIIELEEKRNKGRLNSVDELFGIFSMAALLYSIYCHHGYYLLGACIITSLSLLDIFKLYKLKEAQLQGTDVPRSENIVARMLLQAPRCTIFIRVLISGLFAYSVGNNYAFVANYPYLLTTWTLPPEGFYQGWSLRRTINDYMMAAYVIYMTEALRQT, from the exons ATGTTATTAGAATCAATTTCATCGTGCTCGTATTTATTACTAACATGTGGATCCTGCATCTATAGTCTGATAAAACACTCTTACGATCAGTATCAACAATTTATTCCCCATTTTGTATGCGCCTGCAGCGGTATCGTGATGATCAGCACGCGATCCGTGTTCGTTCTCGTAtataaactatttattaaacaGTACG tTTTCGATCCCGTGATTATCGAGCTCgaggaaaaaaggaataagGGAAGGCTCAACAGTGTAGACGAgctatttggaatttttagcATGGCCGCTTTACTTTACTCTATATACTGTCATCATGGATACTATCTCCTCGGTGCCTGTATTATTACTAGCTTATCACTCCTTGATATCTTCAAATTATACAAGTTGAAAGAGGCGCAATTACAG GGAACTGATGTTCCACGGTCTGAAAATATTGTGGCTCGAATGCTATTGCAGGCACCTAGATGCACTATTTTTATCAGGGTCCTCATCAGTGGACTCTTCGC ATATTCCGTAGGTAACAATTACGCATTCGTTGCGAATTATCCTTACCTTTTGACGACGTGGACGCTACCCCCCGAAGGATTCTACCAAGGTTGGTCGTTACGTCGCACGATTAACGATTACATGATGGCAGCTTACGTGATATACATGACGGAAGCACTCCGACAAACTTGA